AACTGGTTTCAGAATCATATTATATAAAAACGCAATCATTAATTTGATTGCGTTTTTTTTTTTTTTGTTTAAGATTTATAGAATGTTCCGTATTAAGGCTTGACGTTAATAGCTAAATCTTGGGTGTTTTAAATACTTAATGAATACTTCAATCTAGTAATTCAAAAAATAACTATGCATGCATAGTAAATTATTGTTTATATTTGTGAGTATAACAATACTTGAAAAATGGAAACTAAATTAACTCAGCTTTTAAATATAAAATATCCAATCATACAAGCGCCAATGTTTTTGGTGTCTAACGTAGCAATGGTTACAGAAGGTATGAAAGCCGGAATAGCAGGATGTATCCCTGCGCTTAATTATAGAACATTAGATCAGTTAAGGGCTGCTATAATAGAATTAAAGGCTAATAAGGTCGAAGGAGGGTCATTTGGTTTTAACTTAATCGTTAATAAATCAAATATTAAGTATAAAGAACAACTTAGGGTACTGTGTGAAGAGGGGTGCGATTTTATTATCACATCTTTAGGGAGTCCTGAAGAAACAATTAAACAAGCACATAAAGTTGGTATTAAAGTGTTTTGTGATGTTACTGATTTGCGTTTTGCTAAAAAGGTAGAACAACTTGGTGCGGACGCTGCAATAGCAGTTAATAATGAAGCTGGTGGACATAGAGGTAACTTAACCCCTGAAGAGCTAACCAATCAGTTAAGTAAAGCATTAACAATTCCGGTTATATCTGCAGGAGGTGTAGGTTGTAAAGCAGACATTGATAAAATGATAAGTTATGGTGCAGAAGGTGTATCTGTAGGAAGTCCATTTATTGCTTCTATAGAAGCGGGAGTGACTGATGAGTATAAGCAGGCTTGTGTCGATTATGGAGAAAAAGATATCATTATGACAGAACGTATTTCTGGTACACCATGTACGGTTATTAATACGCCATATGTTCAGAAGATTGGAACGAAGCAAACTTGGATAGAACGTGTTTTAAATAAAAACAAAAAACTTAAAAAGTGGGTTAAGATGATTCGTTTTTCAATAGGGATGAAGGCTACAGAAAATGCAGCTAAAAAAGCAACTTATAAAACCGTTTGGGTTGCAGGACCAAGTATTGAGCATACTAAAGCAATATTGCCAGTTAAAGATATCGTTGCTCATCTAACAGTGTAATAACTGGGAGTCATGTCTAAAACGTCTAGATCAGTTAAAAGACTTGTTATTGTCATAGTTCTAATTTTTGTTTTAATAGTTAGTGGCGGCTTTTATGCTTTAATATATGAAAGTAAAAAAGAGGTCTCTGAAGATGAGCGCTATTCTAAAGTTTTAAATAGAGCTTTTAAGCTTAAAGATGTGGCTACAATACGTTGGAATGCCACTAACTTAAGATTTAGAAATTATAGTTTAGTTTTAAATGAAGCTTCAGAGTATGATACTCCAGATGTAAAGTCGGTGAAAGTATATAAATCAGGAGATTCCATTACTTTTATTTCAGCAAAGTCCTATTCTAGTTTACATGTTGGTACAACATATTATCTCATAGGACGTGATACTTTAAATACAGGGGAGGTTGTAGAGTTTGAGTATTATTATACAGGAGGTGTACCACCATTTTAATAGTAATAACTATTCTATAGACTACAATTGTAGTAAATGTGATTATAAAACCACCTGATGCCGACCTTATAGTTCCGAATTATAATTCCTATTTTTACATTCTAAAACAAAACAAGTGCAAAATATTACCATAGCAATAGACGGTTTTTCATCAACAGGAAAAAGTACAGTAGCAAAGCAATTAGCTAACCACTTAGGTTACATTTATGTAGATACTGGTGCCATGTATAGAGCAGTTACTTTATATACGATGCAGAATGGTTGGATTGATAAAGACCAATTTGATGTGGTTGCTTTGGTTTCTAATTTAGATAAGATTACGATTAGCTTTACATTTAATCCATCTTTAGGATTTGCAGAAGTCTATTTAAACGGCGTAAATATAGAAAGAGAAATTAGAACACTAGAAGTCTCTAGTTATGTGAGTAAAGTTGCAGCGATTCCAGAAGTACGTTACCAATTGGTAAAACAACAGCAGCAAATGGGGAAGGACAAAGGTGTGGTTATGGATGGTCGCGATATTGGAACAGTTGTGTTTCCTTATGCTGAATTAAAACTGTTTATGACAGCATCTGCAGATAAGCGTGCCACAAGACGTTTTGATGAATTAATAGGTAGAGGAGACGATGTTAAATATGAAGCTGTACTGCGTAATGTTCAAGAGCGTGACTATATAGATTCACATAGAGAAGATTCGCCTTTAGTAAAAGCAGACGACGCTATAGAGATTGATAATTCTGATTTAACCTTAGAGCAACAATTTGATACCGTACTTAATTTAGTTAATAAAACGCTAGGTGATTTAGCCTAATTAAATTGTAGGGCATAAAAAAAAGCGAATTGTTGGCTTTCGCTTAACAATCCGCTTTTGTAATGTGTTATTAAATTCCTATAAATTAGGAATTTTTAATTCTTGATCTACATTGATCATGTCAGGATTCTTTAAGATATCCTTGTTAGCTTCAAAAATGGCAGTATATTTTGCTGCATTACCGTAATAATGTTTAGCTATTTTACCTAAAGTGTCACCACCTACAACAGTATGTCTAGCATAAAGACTCTCGTCAGCAACATCAATGTTTGCTAAAATATCAGAAGGACTATCTCCACCTGCATTTTTAATAGCATCCCACATTAAATTTTTCTCATATTGTGTACCAGCCGTTCCTTTAACTTTTAATACACCATTTTCTTCAGTAACGTCACCGTTAGCGATTTTTAATTTCTCTCCTAAGTCAAGTACACCTTGATATTTTGCTCTTAAAGCCATAAATAATAAATTTTAATTGTTAATTCTTCATTAAAGATAGTAATTAAAATAGCAGTTTGAATAACTAAAATTAAATTTAAAGGGGGTTTAGATAAAGTGTGTGATTTATCAGTTGAAATGCGTTTATTCTCAATAATTAATGTATTTGTAGCTTGCTGGAAGTCAGTATTTTAATATTTTTAAATTACTATTAGGCTGTATTAGTAAAAAGTAGTATTTTTGCACTCCTTTTTAACGCATACCAGAAAGATGAAAAGGGATTAAAACAATTTTATTTATAACACTTCTGTGTGTTAGCGTCTAAATCTTCTAAACATAGCAGAATACAAAAACATAGTGTATTTAATTCAGCGAAAGCTAAAAGTACATTATTAAAATTATTTAAATGGCTGAAAAAGCAAAACAAGCAGAAGTTGCAGCTCAAGAAGCAGCAGCAGAAACAAAAGCAGCTCCAGTAGTATCTGAAGCTCAAGCAAACCCTGAAAAATTCTTAGCAGACTTTAACTGGCACAATTACGAAGAAGGAATTGATGAAGTTGAAGATTCTCAATTAAAAGAATTTGAAAAATTAGTATCAGAAAATTTCGTAGATACTTTAGATGATGAGGTTGTTGAAGGAACAGTAGTGCACATGACAGATCGTGATGCAATTATTGACATCAACGCTAAATCTGAAGGCGTTATTTCTTTAAACGAATTTAGATACAATCCAGATTTAAAAGTAGGAGACAAGGTTGAGGTATTAATTGATGTACGTGAAGACGCAACAGGACAATTAGTATTATCTCACAGAAAAGCTCGTGTAATTAAGGCTTGGGATAGAGTAATCAAAGCTAATGAAACTGGAGAAATCGTTAACGGTTTTGTTAAATGTCGTACTAAAGGTGGTATGATTGTAGATGTTTTTGGTATCGAAGCATTCTTACCAGGATCTCAAATTGACGTTAAACCAATTAGAGATTACGATCAGTACGTAAACAAAACTATGGAATTTAAAGTTGTGAAAATCAACCACGAATTCAAAAACGTAGTAGTATCTCATAAAGCTTTAATTGAAGCTGATATTGAAGAGCAGAAAAAAGAAATTATCGGTCAATTAGAAAAAGGTCAAGTACTTGAAGGTGTTGTTAAAAACATTACTTCTTATGGTGTATTTATTGATCTTGGAGGTGTTGATGGATTAGTTCACATTACTGATTTATCTTGGTCACGTATTAACCATCCAAATGAGATTGTTGAGCTAGATCAAAAATTAAACGTTGTAATCTTAGACTTTGATGAAGATAAGTCTAGAATCCAATTAGGTCTTAAGCAATTATCTAAACATCCTTGGGATGCTTTAGGAGAAACTGTTGCTGTAGGTGATAAAGTTAAAGGTAAAGTTGTTGTAATCGCTGATTACGGTGCATTTATCGAAGTTGCAGAAGGAGTTGAAGGTTTAGTACACGTTTCAGAAATGTCATGGTCTACTCATTTACGTTCTGCTAACGACTTTGTAAAAGTTGGTGACGAAATTGACGCACAAATCTTAACTTTAGATAGAGAAGATCGTAAGATGTCATTAGGTATCAAGCAATTATCTGCTGATCCATGGACAGATATTACAACTAAATATCCTGTAGGTTCTAAGCACACAGGTATTGTACGTAACTTTACAAACTTTGGTGTTTTTGTTGAATTAGAAGAAGGTATTGATGGATTAATTTACATCTCTGATTTATCTTGGACTAAGAAAATCAAACATCCATCTGAGTTCTGTAACGTAGGTGATACATTAGATGTAGTAGTATTAGAGTTAGATGTTGAAGGACGTAAATTATCTTTAGGTCATAAACAAACAACTGATAATCCTTGGGATAAATACGAAACTGAGTTTGCTTTAGGTACAACACACACAGCTGAAATTGCTGATGTTGTAGATAAAGGAGCTACTATTGAATTTAACGAAGATATCGTTGCTTTCGTACCATCTCGTCACCTTGAAAAAGAAGACGGTAAGATGTTAAAGAAAGGTGATTCTGCAGAATTCAAGATTATCGAATTTAACAAAGAATTCAAACGTGTTGTTGCTTCTCATACTGCTATATTTAAAGCAGAAGAAATGGCAAATGTAAAAGCAGCTGTTAAAAAGGCAGCTTCTCAAGCTGACGAAGCTAAACCAACTTTAGGTGATGCTAACGAAGCTTTACAAGCGTTAAAAGATAAAATGGACGGAAAAGCATAAGCTTTAAAGTTTTTATCAATATTAAAAGCCTCTCAGAAATGAGAGGCTTTTTTTTTGATACAAAAACACCTTTCAACTTATAATAATTTACTTTACCTTTGTTTACCAAACCCGTTTGGAACACTATGAGTCAAAAAGTGCTACTTAATGCTACAGAAGTCAACATCATTCTACATAGATTGGCTTGTCAACTCATCGAAAATCATAATGATTTTTCTAATACCGTTTTAGTTGGTATACAACCTAGAGGTAAGTATTTGGCTAACCGTTTAGCATCTATGCTAAAAAAGGAGTATAAAATCAAAAACTTACAACTCGGTCATCTAGATATTACGTTTTACAGAGATGATTTTAGAAGAGGAGACACGACACTGGAAGCAAATACTACTGAAATTAATGTAGACGTTGAGGATAAAAAAATAGTTTTTATCGATGATGTATTATATACAGGACGTAGTATACGATCTGCATTAACGGCTATTCAATCTTTTGGACGCCCGTCTGAAATTGAATTGCTAACCTTAATCGATAGACGTTTTAGTAGACATTTACCGATACAACCCAATTATAGAGGTCGCCAAGTAGATGCTATAAATAATGAAAAAGTTAAAGTGAATTGGGTTGAAAATGAAGGAGAAGATGCAGTGTACCTGATAAAAAGTTAGAACAGACTTTATAGACACGTAATATGAGTGTTTCTTAGATTTAAACTAAAAGATTAACTGGTAGTTTTGACTACCACCTGAATACTATATAATATGAGCGAGTTAAGTGTCAAACACTTATTAGGAATTAAATATCTTAATATACAGGATATAGAGCTTATTTTTAAGACAGCTGATCATTTTAAGGAAGTGATTAATCGTCCTATTAAAAAAGTGCCTTCCCTTCGTGATATTACCATTGCCAATTTATTTTTCGAAAATTCTACACGAACAAAATTGTCATTTGAATTAGCCGAAAAACGATTGTCTGCAGACGTTATTAACTTCTCAGCATCTCAATCTTCAGTTAAGAAAGGTGAAACCTTAATAGATACAGTAAATAATATTCTTTCCATGAAAGTGGATATGGTCGTTATGCGTCATCCTAATCCAGGAGCTGGTGTCTTTTTATCAAAGCATGTTAATGCAAGTATAATTAATGCGGGAGATGGGGCGCATGAGCATCCTACACAAGCGCTATTGGATAGTTATTCTATAAGAGAGCGATTAGGTAGTGTTAAGGGTAAAAACGTTGTTATAGTGGGTGATATTTTACATAGCCGCGTTGCATTATCCAATATATATGCGTTAAAATTGCAAGGTGCTAATGTTATGGTTTGTGGGCCTAAGACCTTATTGCCAAAACATATTGATAAGTTGGGCGTCAAAGTGGAAACAGACTTAAGAAAAGGACTTAATTGGTGTGATGTAGCCAATATGTTACGGGTTCAAAATGAACGTATGGATATTAGTTATTTTCCATCAACAAGAGAATATACACAACAATTTGGAGTTAATAAAGATTTACTAGATAGTTTAGATAAGGAAATCACGATAATGCATCCTGGACCAATAAATAGAGGTGTAGAGATTACTAGTGATGTTGCCGATTCTAAGCAAGCCATAATTTTAGATCAAGTACAAAACGGAGTAGCAGTTAGAATGGCAGTAATCTACTTACTAGCTTCCAAAATAAAACAATAGTTATGATTATAGATCAAAATGAAAATTTAATTATAGTAACCCAAGAAAATGCTTCGGTTATAGAATTAGTAAAGAAAATAGAAACACTGTATCCAAAATTTAAAAACAATAATATTATTGTTAATTTAAATACGATTAAAGGAGTCGCATTAAAAGATGTTATTGAGTTTTTAAGAGTCTCAAACCAACACCGTGCAACAAAACATTCTTTTGTTATTGTTAATGAAGGTATTGATACCGATAAAACTCCAGATGAAATTATAATAGTGCCAACCCTACAAGAGGCTTATGATATTATAGAAATGGAGGTTATGGAACGCGATTTAGGCTTGTAAAAAGCGTATTAGCTTCTTTTATAAGGCCTCATTTTAAAACAGTAATTATTCTTATCTAATGAAATTAAACATCTTAGGTTGTTATAGTGCAACACCACGTACGTTTACAAATCCGACGTCTCAAGTATTAGAAATAAATAATCATATATTTTTAATCGATTGTGGCGAAGGAACACAAGTAGAATTGCGTAGGCATAAGATTAAATTTAATAGGATAAAACACATTTTTATTTCGCACTTACATGGGGACCATTTTTTTGGTTTGGTTGGTTTAATATCAACGTTTAGATTATTAGGACGTGATACTGAATTACACATACATTCCCCAAAAGGGTTAAAAGAAGTAATAACGCTTCAAATGAAATTAGCCAATTCTTGGACTAATTATAAGTTGACATTTCATGAGCTAACTAATAAAGATTCAGAAGTTGTTTTTGAGGATGATAAAGTAGAAGTACATACTATTCCTTTAGATCATCGTATTTATACTAATGGTTTTTTGTTTAAAGAAAAGTCAGGAGATAGAAAGTTAGATATGAATGCCGTTTTAAATGAAAATATTGATGTGTCTTATTATCGCAAGTTAAAGCAAGGCTTTGATGTTACAAATGAGGCTGGAGCGCTTGTTAAAAACGAATCTGTTACATTACCACCTAATAAGCCTAAAAGTTATGCTTTTTGTAGTGATACGGCGTACAGTGAGTCAATAATACCGATAATTAAAGATGTGGATGTATTATATCACGAGTCTACCTTTTTAGAGCAGCACGCCAAATTGGCAAATCCAACTAAGCACAGTACAGCAAAACAAGCAGCAAGTATAGCAAAACAGGCTAATGCGGGGCAGTTAATATTAGGGCATTACTCTACACGTTATGACGATTTGAATGTTTTTAAAACAGAGGCGCAAACCATTTTTGAAAACGTAATGCTTGGAGATGATGGCAAAGTATTTGAGTTTTAAAGTTTAAAACGTCTATTGGCTATAAAACGACTAATAATAAGTACACTAATTAATAGTGTACTATTTATGTAGAGGATACTAGTATCATTTACATTACATATTTTCAATAGTAAATAGGTAAATAAACAGAAAACCCCAAGTCCTATAAATAAGCGTTGAAGGAAGGAGGCTAATCCTTTAGTATCTATTTTTTCTTTTTCGGAGTGACTTAATGAATTGTATCCCGCGATCAAATCTGGATATTTTTTCACTAGAAAACCAAAAATAATAAGAATAAAACTTATTAAAAGTTGAGAATATATCATACTCTAAATATAGTGAAAACCTGTAAATTTACATATAATTTAATGTTATGGAAAAAGACTTAAGCGACTATAGAAGAACTTACAAAAAAGGAGAATTACTACTAAAAGACACACCAGAAAATCCGCTAGAGCTTTTTAGATCTTGGTTTAATGAGGTGGATCAACACTTTCCTGAGGACGAAACTAATGCTATGACAGTCGCGACAATTGGTAAGGATGGATTTCCTAAAAGTAGAGTCGTACTACTTAAAAAATTCACGTATGAAGGGTTTATTTTTTATACTAATTATGATAGCGAAAAAGGGAAGGCGATACTTAATAATCCAAATGTGTGCTTATCCTTTTTCTGGCATGGCGC
This portion of the Olleya sp. Bg11-27 genome encodes:
- a CDS encoding NAD(P)H-dependent flavin oxidoreductase, coding for METKLTQLLNIKYPIIQAPMFLVSNVAMVTEGMKAGIAGCIPALNYRTLDQLRAAIIELKANKVEGGSFGFNLIVNKSNIKYKEQLRVLCEEGCDFIITSLGSPEETIKQAHKVGIKVFCDVTDLRFAKKVEQLGADAAIAVNNEAGGHRGNLTPEELTNQLSKALTIPVISAGGVGCKADIDKMISYGAEGVSVGSPFIASIEAGVTDEYKQACVDYGEKDIIMTERISGTPCTVINTPYVQKIGTKQTWIERVLNKNKKLKKWVKMIRFSIGMKATENAAKKATYKTVWVAGPSIEHTKAILPVKDIVAHLTV
- the cmk gene encoding (d)CMP kinase, yielding MQNITIAIDGFSSTGKSTVAKQLANHLGYIYVDTGAMYRAVTLYTMQNGWIDKDQFDVVALVSNLDKITISFTFNPSLGFAEVYLNGVNIEREIRTLEVSSYVSKVAAIPEVRYQLVKQQQQMGKDKGVVMDGRDIGTVVFPYAELKLFMTASADKRATRRFDELIGRGDDVKYEAVLRNVQERDYIDSHREDSPLVKADDAIEIDNSDLTLEQQFDTVLNLVNKTLGDLA
- a CDS encoding LysM peptidoglycan-binding domain-containing protein, which codes for MALRAKYQGVLDLGEKLKIANGDVTEENGVLKVKGTAGTQYEKNLMWDAIKNAGGDSPSDILANIDVADESLYARHTVVGGDTLGKIAKHYYGNAAKYTAIFEANKDILKNPDMINVDQELKIPNL
- the rpsA gene encoding 30S ribosomal protein S1, which translates into the protein MAEKAKQAEVAAQEAAAETKAAPVVSEAQANPEKFLADFNWHNYEEGIDEVEDSQLKEFEKLVSENFVDTLDDEVVEGTVVHMTDRDAIIDINAKSEGVISLNEFRYNPDLKVGDKVEVLIDVREDATGQLVLSHRKARVIKAWDRVIKANETGEIVNGFVKCRTKGGMIVDVFGIEAFLPGSQIDVKPIRDYDQYVNKTMEFKVVKINHEFKNVVVSHKALIEADIEEQKKEIIGQLEKGQVLEGVVKNITSYGVFIDLGGVDGLVHITDLSWSRINHPNEIVELDQKLNVVILDFDEDKSRIQLGLKQLSKHPWDALGETVAVGDKVKGKVVVIADYGAFIEVAEGVEGLVHVSEMSWSTHLRSANDFVKVGDEIDAQILTLDREDRKMSLGIKQLSADPWTDITTKYPVGSKHTGIVRNFTNFGVFVELEEGIDGLIYISDLSWTKKIKHPSEFCNVGDTLDVVVLELDVEGRKLSLGHKQTTDNPWDKYETEFALGTTHTAEIADVVDKGATIEFNEDIVAFVPSRHLEKEDGKMLKKGDSAEFKIIEFNKEFKRVVASHTAIFKAEEMANVKAAVKKAASQADEAKPTLGDANEALQALKDKMDGKA
- the pyrR gene encoding bifunctional pyr operon transcriptional regulator/uracil phosphoribosyltransferase PyrR — encoded protein: MSQKVLLNATEVNIILHRLACQLIENHNDFSNTVLVGIQPRGKYLANRLASMLKKEYKIKNLQLGHLDITFYRDDFRRGDTTLEANTTEINVDVEDKKIVFIDDVLYTGRSIRSALTAIQSFGRPSEIELLTLIDRRFSRHLPIQPNYRGRQVDAINNEKVKVNWVENEGEDAVYLIKS
- a CDS encoding aspartate carbamoyltransferase catalytic subunit; this translates as MSELSVKHLLGIKYLNIQDIELIFKTADHFKEVINRPIKKVPSLRDITIANLFFENSTRTKLSFELAEKRLSADVINFSASQSSVKKGETLIDTVNNILSMKVDMVVMRHPNPGAGVFLSKHVNASIINAGDGAHEHPTQALLDSYSIRERLGSVKGKNVVIVGDILHSRVALSNIYALKLQGANVMVCGPKTLLPKHIDKLGVKVETDLRKGLNWCDVANMLRVQNERMDISYFPSTREYTQQFGVNKDLLDSLDKEITIMHPGPINRGVEITSDVADSKQAIILDQVQNGVAVRMAVIYLLASKIKQ
- a CDS encoding ribonuclease Z encodes the protein MIIDQNENLIIVTQENASVIELVKKIETLYPKFKNNNIIVNLNTIKGVALKDVIEFLRVSNQHRATKHSFVIVNEGIDTDKTPDEIIIVPTLQEAYDIIEMEVMERDLGL
- a CDS encoding ribonuclease Z, encoding MKLNILGCYSATPRTFTNPTSQVLEINNHIFLIDCGEGTQVELRRHKIKFNRIKHIFISHLHGDHFFGLVGLISTFRLLGRDTELHIHSPKGLKEVITLQMKLANSWTNYKLTFHELTNKDSEVVFEDDKVEVHTIPLDHRIYTNGFLFKEKSGDRKLDMNAVLNENIDVSYYRKLKQGFDVTNEAGALVKNESVTLPPNKPKSYAFCSDTAYSESIIPIIKDVDVLYHESTFLEQHAKLANPTKHSTAKQAASIAKQANAGQLILGHYSTRYDDLNVFKTEAQTIFENVMLGDDGKVFEF
- a CDS encoding DUF3784 domain-containing protein translates to MIYSQLLISFILIIFGFLVKKYPDLIAGYNSLSHSEKEKIDTKGLASFLQRLFIGLGVFCLFTYLLLKICNVNDTSILYINSTLLISVLIISRFIANRRFKL